CAACTGAAGACCCTCCAAAAAAACCAGCGATAGGGCGTTTCGGCTGGTCTCGCCGCTAGCTGACGAGGCAGCAGGAACGGCCTCTATGAGGTTCCTACTGCCTCTCGTTTTCTGAAGGGCTTTAGGGTGAAGCCCTGTGGGAGCAGAAGCAGCTTCCGCGAGACCCCTACTGCCTCGCTGGGTGATGAGTCAAGTTCAGCCAGGAAAGTTGGCTTAATGGGTCGTATCCCTGTTGACTCATTTGCGTCACACGTTGACTGATTCACGTCAATTGTTGGCTTATTCATTTCAGGTGTTAACTCATTCACGTTAGCTTCGACGTGCTGGCGAGCGATCTTGTTTCGCCGGCCTTTGGCCGTGTCCTGCAAACATCCACACCGGAGCGGCAGATTCAATTTGCCTTGAAGCTGACATTTTGATTAGGGAGGCAAAAAGCTATGAGCGAAGCGACACAGACCACCACCCAGTACCCGCGCCAATACTTCGTTGACATGGTGACGCGGTATTTCCAGGCCGTTGACAACCGCGATGTTGAGGCCACCGTTGATTGTTTCAATGAGGATGCCGTGTTGATTGTGCAGACCGACCATAAGCGGTTTGAAGGCAAGCAAGCCATTCGCGATATGTTCTCCGCGTTTTATGAGAACTCGACCTATGTCTATCACGAAGTGCTCAACTGGGTGGTCGAACCGGAGCGCAATAAATGTGCGACTGAGCAAATTTATCGTGGCACGTTGAAGGATGGAACAGTCAACGACATGCACAATTGCAACTTCTTCGACTTCGAGAATGGCAAATTCAAGCGCGTGATCATCTTCATGAGTGGACGCAATCCGCTGCAATGATCGGCGACTGTGAGCAGGGGTGTGACCGAGTATGATCGGTCCATTAGGCGATTGGGATTTGATTATTGTTGGCGCGGGCACGGCGGGCATGGCCTGCGCCATCACGGCGGCTGAGCATCACGCCAGGGTGGTGGTCATCGAAAAGG
This genomic interval from Blastocatellia bacterium contains the following:
- a CDS encoding nuclear transport factor 2 family protein, which produces MSEATQTTTQYPRQYFVDMVTRYFQAVDNRDVEATVDCFNEDAVLIVQTDHKRFEGKQAIRDMFSAFYENSTYVYHEVLNWVVEPERNKCATEQIYRGTLKDGTVNDMHNCNFFDFENGKFKRVIIFMSGRNPLQ